TTAATCGAGAAGATTGCGGAGCTTGTCCGCGACAAAAAGATTGACGGCATTACTCACTTGGCGGATGAATCGGATCGCACGGGAATGCGTATTGTCATTGAAGTGCGCCGTGATGCCAACGCCAACGTGTTACTGAATAACCTGTACAAACAGACTGCATTGCAGACCAGTTTTGGGATTAATATGCTGGCACTGGTAGACAAGCAGCCGAAAGTACTTTCTTTGAAGGAAATTCTTTATCACTATCTGGAGCATCAGAAAGTCGTCATTCGCCGGCGTACACAGTTTGAGCTGAATAAAGCAGAAGACCGTGCACATATCCTCGAAGGGCTTCGTATAGCATTGGATCACATTGACCGCATCATTGCGCTGATCCGTGCATCTAAAACGACTGCAGAAGCAAAAGAAAACCTGATGAAAACATTCGAATTGTCTGACCGTCAGTCGCAGGCTATTCTTGATATGCGCCTGCAGCGTCTGACTGGACTGGAACGGGACAAGATTGAATCCGAATACCAGGAATTGCTGACGCTTATTGCTGAACTGCGTGCTATTTTGGCGGATGAGCTGAAAGTAATTGAAATCATTCGCGAAGAACTAATTGAAATTAAAGAACGTTTTGCTGATGAACGCCGAACAGAAATAATGCTTGGCGGATCAGAAATGCTGGAAGATGAAGATTTGATACCGGTGGAAAACTCCATCGTAACATTGACTCATCAAGGATATATTAAGCGTCTGCCGTCGAACACATATCGCAGCCAAAAGCGCGGCGGCCGCGGAATCCAAGGCATGGGAACTAATGAAGATGACTTTGTGGAGCATTTATTGAATACCTCTACACATGACACGATTTTGCTGTTTACGAGCAAAGGGCGTGTATTCCGTAAAAAGGGTTATGAAATTCCTGAATACAGCCGTACTGCCAAAGGATTGCCGATTATTAATCTGATTGACTTCCAAAAGGATGAAAAAGTAACGGCAATGATCCCAATCAGTGAATTCAGTGAAGATCATTATCTGTTCTTTGCAACAAAACATGGCGTGATTAAGCGAACATCGATTATGGGCTATGCCAATATTCGTGCAAATGGTCTGATTGCGTTAGGATTGCGTGATGAGGATGAACTGATCTCAGTGAAATCAACTGACGGTACTGCAGACATTGCCATCTGTACAAAGCACGGAATGCTCATTCGCTTCGATGAAGAAAGCATACGTCCGCTCGGCAGAACGGCTGCAGGTGTGCGTGGTATCCGTTTGCGTTCTGAGGATGAAGTTGTCGGCATGGATATTATAGATGCAGATGATGATATTCTTGTAGTAACCGAAAAAGGTTACGGAAAACGCACACCGGAAAGTGAATACCGATCCCAGTCACGCGGCGGCTATGGTCTGAAAACTATGCACATGACCGACCGTAACGGTGAAATTGTTGCAATGAAATGTGTCAACGGGGAAGAGGACCTCATGCTGATCACTATTCACGGTATCCTCATCCGGATGTCAATTAGCGATATTTCAATATTTGGCCGATCTACGCAAGGCGTACGGCTTATCCGTTTGTCAGATGACGAACTGGTGGCAACGGTTGCTAAAGTGGAGAAGGATGAAGACGACTTGGACGAAGAGGATGCAGAAGACCTGGCAGAAATACACGAAGACACAGAAACAGAGCATGAGATAGAAGAACCGGATACAGAAGAGTAAGACGAGTTATTGAAGCAGCGAAAAGCTGCTTCAATAACTTTTTTTAATTTAATAAGGAATTTCGTTTAGGTATCTATCCATATATTTGAGAATAATATATGATAATAGATATAGAGAAAAGGAATTAGGTGAAGACATTGGATGTTTACAAAGAGGTAAGTGAATTGAGGCCGGGCAGTTTCTTGAAAGAAGACCTGTACGCCAATACCAAAAACCCGATCATGGCAAAAGGAACGAAATTGATGCTGGAACATTTCGAGGTTCTTCATTTATTCGGTATTACTAGAGTATTAGTTGAATCTAAGGCACTTGGCAAAACAGAGCAAGAACCTGCAGAACCAATAGCAGAAGTGAAATTAACACCGGAAGTAGAAAAACTGATGAATCAAAGTGCTCCTCCGAAATCCAGATCATTAGAAGCTTTGTATGATGAATCAGTAGAAGCTTATAAAAAAGAATTTAACAGTTATAAATCCGGCAAGAAACTGGATGTTGCAGCAGTGCGCACTATTGCTTTGCCTGTAATTCAGGCGTTTCTCGAGAATAAAGAATATATCAGAAGACTGAATGAGTTCTCCACGATGCAAGGATATCGGGCTCACCATTCAATTAGTGTGGGGATATTAGCCGCACTGATCAGTGAATCCATGGGGTATCCAAGAGGACAGGTTCTTCAAATTGGCATAGCCGGCGTGCTGGCGGACAGCGGAATGGCAAAATTAAACGAGAAGATCATTGATAAAGTTGCATTTCTGACAAGTGAAGAATTGAATGAAGTGAAGAAACATGTCATCCACAGCTTTCAAATGGTGCAGGACTCTTCATTAGTACGACAGGAAATGAAAGTGGCAATACTTCAGCACCATGAGCGTTTTGACGGCAGCGGCTACCCAAGAGGATTAAAGGGACAAGATATTACGGAAATCTCACAAATACTTTCAGTGGCGGATGTATATCATGCGATGACATCGGAAAGACCGTACCGACAGAAAGAAAGTTCATTCAAAGTAATTGAGTTAATGAGAGAAGAAGAATTCGGCAAATTCGATATGAAGGTAATTGAAGTTCTTCATGAACTCATTCATAAGTTATCTATTGGAACAAAAGTTAAGCTGACCACTGATGAAATTGCAGAAGTTATCTACTTGCACCGGGATTTCCCATTGCGGCCAATCGTTAAAGTACTCGACAGCGGTGCTCATATAGATCTGTCGTCCAATAGGAAGATTACAATTGTAAAGATCTTTTGACTGGTAATTATTACGTCAATTGAAAGCAAGTTAATTCAGGAGGACATGAAGAAGCAATGCATGAATTGCTTTTGACTTTATGCCTCCCTGTTGTTGTACGTTCAGGGTTTTAAAGATTTTTAAAATAAAATGATAAAATGACTTGCATTACTATAGCAACGGTGTTATATTTATAAGCGTCGCATTGAGCAGTTGCCAAAACATCAAACTACTGATGAAAAACATTTTCAATAAAAGTGTTGACAACGAAACAGTGAGATGTTATTATTAGAAAGTTGCCTCTTACGAGAGACCAACCAGATGAACCTTGAAAACTGAACAGCAAAACGTTAACGAAATACAGTTTATGCATCTAGCGATGACATAAACAAAATGAGTATCTTAATTGATGCCAGCAAATGAAACTCGAGCTAATCGATTTTTCATTCTATCGGGTGTCGAGTCGTAGTGGAGTGCTAGGAAGTGATCGAGCGAAGAAGGGAGCGTACTAACGTACGTGACCGACTGAGCGAGTGAAACTGACGACGCAATCCGCTGCGAATCGGCGGCCGGTCTTATGGAGAGTTTGATCCTGGCTCAGGACGAACGCTGGCGGCATGCCTAATACATGCAAGTCGAGCGAACTGTTGGAAGCTTGCTTCCAACAGTTAGCGGCGGACGGGTGAGTAACACGTGGGCAACCTGCCCTTCAGATGGGGATAACTCCGGGAAACCGGGGCTAATACCGAATAATCCATTTCTTCGCATGAAGAAATGTTGAAAGACGGCGTCTCGCTGTCACTGAAGGATGGGCCCGCGGCGCATTAGCTAGTTGGTGGGGTAACGGCCTACCAAGGCAACGATGCGTAGCCGACCTGAGAGGGTGATCGGCCACACTGGGACTGAGACACGGCCCAGACTCCTACGGGAGGCAGCAGTAGGGAATCTTCCACAATGGACGAAAGTCTGATGGAGCAATGCCGCGTGAGTGAAGAAGGTTTTCGGATCGTAAAGCTCTGTTGTAAGGGAAGAACAAGTACAGGAGTAACTGCCTGTACCTTGACGGTACCTTACCAGAAAGCCACGGCTAACTACGTGCCAGCAGCCGCGGTAATACGTAGGTGGCAAGCGTTGTCCGGAATTATTGGGCGTAAAGCGCGCGCAGGCGGTCCTTTAAGTCTGATGTGAAAGCCCACGGCTCAACCGTGGAGGGTCATTGGAAACTGGAGGACTTGAGTACAGAAGAGGAAAGCGGAATTCCACGTGTAGCGGTGAAATGCGTAGAGATGTGGAGGAACACCAGTGGCGAAGGCGGCTTTCTGGTCTGTAACTGACGCTGAGGCGCGAAAGCGTGGGGAGCAAACAGGATTAGATACCCTGGTAGTCCACGCCGTAAACGATGAGTGCTAAGTGTTAGGGGGTTTCCGCCCCTTAGTGCTGCAGCTAACGCATTAAGCACTCCGCCTGGGGAGTACGGCCGCAAGGCTGAAACTCAAAGGAATTGACGGGGACCCGCACAAGCGGTGGAGCATGTGGTTTAATTCGAAGCAACGCGAAGAACCTTACCAGGTCTTGACATCCCACTGACCGGCATGGAGACATGCCTTTCCCTTCGGGGACAGTGGTGACAGGTGGTGCATGGTTGTCGTCAGCTCGTGTCGTGAGATGTTGGGTTAAGTCCCGCAACGAGCGCAACCCTTAATCTTAGTTGCCATCATTCAGTTGGGCACTCTAAGGTGACTGCCGGTGACAAACCGGAGGAAGGTGGGGATGACGTCAAATCATCATGCCCCTTATGACCTGGGCTACACACGTGCTACAATGGACGATACAGAGGGCTGCAAACCCGCGAGGGGGAGCCAATCCCACAAAATCGTTCCCAGTTCGGATTGCAGGCTGCAACTCGCCTGCATGAAGCCGGAATCGCTAGTAATCGTGGATCAGCATGCCACGGTGAATACGTTCCCGGGTCTTGTACACACCGCCCGTCACACCACGAGAGTTTGTAACACCCGAAGTCGGTGGGGTAACCCTTACGGGAGCCAGCCGCCGAAGGTGGGACAGATGATTGGGGTGAAGTCGTAACAAGGTAGCCGTATCGGAAGGTGCGGCTGGATCACCTCCTTTCTAAGGATTATGTTCTCTTGTCTGAAATATGACAGAAACATTCGGAAGATGAATCTTAGATTCACCACGTTAACGTTTTGCGTTCAGTTTTGAAGGCTCATTTTTTGAGTGTTCAAAGCTTTTTTCTTGTTCATTGAAAACTGGATAAAACGACATTGAAAGTAATCAAGTAATCAACCGAATTGCATAGTCATATGCAGTTCAAGCAATCTTTTTAACCTTCTGATTCCTATCGCTAGGATGACGTTGGACCTTTTATAGGTTAAGTTAGAAAGGGCGCACGGCGGATGCCTTGGCACTAGGAGCCGATGAAGGACGGCACTAACACCGATATGCTTCGGGGAGCTGTAAGTAAGCTTTGATCCGAAGATTTCCGAATGGGGAAACCCACTGTCCGTAATGGGACAGTACGTGTATGTGAATACATAGCATACTCGTGGCACACCCGGAGAACTGAAACATCTAAGTACCCGGAGGAAGAGAAAGAAACATCGATTCCCTTAGTAGCGGCGAGCGAAACGGGAAGAGCCCAAACCAAGAAGCTTGCTTCTTGGGGTTGTAGGACACTCTATACGGAGTTACAAAGGAATGCATTAGACGAAGCGACCTGGAAAGGTCCGCCGCAGCGGGTAAAAGCCCCGTAGTCGAAAGTGCATTCCCTCCAGAGTGGATCCTGAGTACGGCGGAACACGTGAAATTCCGTCGGAATCCGGGAGGACCATCTCCCAAGGCTAAATACTCCCTAGTGACCGATAGTGAACCAGTACCGTGAGGGAAAGGTGAAAAGCACCCCGGAAGGGGAGTGAAATAGAACCTGAAACCGTGCGCTTACAAATTGTCAGAGCCCGTTAATGGGTGATGGCGTGCCTTTTGTAGAATGAACCGGCGAGTTACGATTCCATGCAAGGTTAAGCTGAGAAAGCGGAGCCGCAGCGAAAGCGAGTCTGAATAGGGCGAATGAGTATGGGGTCGTAGACCCGAAACCAGGTGATCTACCCATGTCCAGGGTGAAGGTCAGGTAACACTGACTGGAGGCCCGAACCCACGTATGTTGAAAAATGCGGGGATGAGGTGTGGGTAGCGGTGAAATTCCAATCGAACCTGGAGATAGCTGGTTCTCTCCGAAATAGCTTTAGGGCTAGCCTCAAACGAAAGAATCTCGGAGGTAGAGCACTGTTTGGACGAGGGGCCCATCCCGGGTTACCGAATTCAGACAAACTCCGAATGCCGATGATTTATGTTTGGGAGTCAGACAGTGGGTGATAAGATCCATTGTCGAGAGGGAAACAGCCCAGACCACCAGCTAAGGTCCCCAAGTATCTGTTAAGTGGAAAAGGATGTGGCGTTGCCCAGACAACCAGGATGTTGGCTTAGAAGCAGCCATCATTTAAAGAGTGCGTAATAGCTCACTGGTCGAGTGGCGCTGCGCCGAAAATGTACCGGGGCTAAACAGATCACCGAAGCTGTGGATTGACCGTATGGTCAATGGTAGGAGAGCGTTCCAAGGGCGTTGAAGCTGGACCGGAAGGACTGGTGGAGCGCTTGGAAGTGAGAATGCCGGTATGAGTAGCGAAAGAAGGGTGAGAATCCCTTCCACCGAATGCCCAAGGTTTCCTGAGGAAGGCTCGTCCGCTCAGGGTTAGTCAGGACCTAAGTCGAGGCCGATAGGCGTAGACGATGGACAACAGGTTGATATTCCTGTACCACCTCCCCGCCGTTTGAGTAATGGGGGGACGCAGTAGGATAGGGTGAGCACACAGTTGGTTGTGTGTCTAAGCAGTGAGGTGGAGAACGAGGCAAATCCCGTTCTCATATAACACTAGGCTGTGATGGCAAGGAGATTTATCTCCGGAGTCCCTGATTTCACACTGCCAAGAAAAGCCTCTAGCGAGGCGGGAGGTGCCTGTACCGCAAACCGACACAGGTAGGCGAGGAGAGAATCCTAAGGTGATCGAGAGAACTCTCGTTAAGGAACTCGGCAAAATGACCCCGTAACTTCGGGAGAAGGGGTGCTCTGGTAGGGTGAATAGCCCGAGAGAGCCGCAGTGAATAGGCCCAGGCGACTGTTTAGCAAAAACACAGGTCTCTGCAAAATCGTAAGATGACGTATAGGGGCTGACGCCTGCCCGGTGCTGGAAGGTTAAGAGGAGGGGTTAGCGCAAGCGAAGCTCTGAATTGAAGCCCCAGTAAACGGCGGCCGTAACTATAACGGTCCTAAGGTAGCGAAATTCCTTGTCGGGTAAGTTCCGACCCGCACGAAAGGCGTAACGATCTGGGCACTGTCTCAACGAGAGACTCGGTGAAATTATAATATGCGTGAAGATGCGCATTACCCGCGACAGGACGGAAAGACCCCGTGGAGCTTTACTGTAGCCTGATATTGAATTCCGGTGCAGCCTGTACAGGATAGGTAGGAGCCTTGGATTCCGGAGCGCCAGCTTCGGAGGAGGCATTGGTGGGATACTACCCTGGCTGTATTGGACTTCTAACCCTTGCCCGTGATCCGGGCAGGAGACAGTGTCAGGTGGGCAGTTTGACTGGGGCGGTCGCCTCCTAAAGAGTAACGGAGGCGCTCAAAGGTTCCCTCAGAATGGTTGGACATCATTCGCAGAGTGCAAAGGCATAAGGGAGCTTGACTGCGAGACCTACAAGTCGAGCAGGGTCGAAAGACGGACTTAGTGATCCGGTGGTTCCGCATGGAAGGGCCATCGCTCAACGGATAAAAGCTACCCCGGGGATAACAGGCTTATCTCCCCCAAGAGTCCACATCGACGGGGAGGTTTGGCACCTCGATGTCGGCTCGTCGCATCCTGGGGCTGTAGTCGGTCCCAAGGGTTGGGCTGTTCGCCCATTAAAGCGGCACGCGAGCTGGGTTCAGAACGTCGTGAGACAGTTCGGTCCCTATCCGTCGCGGGCGCAGGAAATTTGAGGAGAGCTGTCCTTAGTACGAGAGGACCGGGATGGACATACCGCTGGTGTACCAGTTGTCTTGCCAAAGGCATCGCTGGGTAGCTATGTATGGACGGGATAAATGCTGAAAGCATCTAAGCATGAAGCCCCCTTCAAGATGAGATTTCCCATTACGCAAGTAAGTAAGATCCCTCAAAGATGATGAGGTGGATAGGTCTGGGGTGGAAGTACGGCGACGTATGCAGCTGACAGATACTAATCGATCGAGGACTTAACCTATTATAAAAAGAAATTACTTGAAATACCCAATGTCTTTTATTCAGTTTTGAGTGAACAAGCTTTACTCAAGAAGTCTAGTAACGATGGCGAAGAGGTCACACCCGTTCCCATACCGAACACGGAAGTTAAGCTCTTCAGCGCCGATGGTAGTTGGGGGTTTCCCCCTGTGAGAGTAGGACGTTGCTAGGCAAGCGAAGCCATTCCCTTTGGGGAGTGGCTTTTTTGTGCTTTTGAGAGAATATTTTTCTGTTGTCCGCTCATTCTTTTGGCCATTCGCTCATAGTGGCTGTTCAAGCGCTCATACTTGGGCGGCATCCGCTCTATGTCTTCGGCGATGCGCTCATACCCGCTCGGCATTCGCTCTATGCTTCCGGCCAAGCGCTCATACTTGTTCGACATCCGCTCTATGCTTTCGGCCAAGCGCTCATACTCGCCCGGCAACCGCTCTATGCCCCTGGCGAAGCGCTCATACTCACGCGACATTCGCTCTAAGCCTCCGGCCAAGCGCTCATACTTATGCGGCATCCGCTCTATACCTCCTGCTAAGCGCTCATACCCGCGCTGCATCCGCTCTATGCTTCCGGCCAAGCGCTCATACTTGTTCGACATCCGCTCTATGCCTCTGGCTAAGCGCTCATACCCGCCCGACATCCGCTCTATGCCTCTGGCTAAGCGCTCATACCCGCCCGGCAACCGCTCTATGCCCCTGGCGAAGCGCTCATACTCACGCGACATCCGCTCTAAGCCTCCGTCCAAGCGCTCATACTCGATTGTCATCCGCTCTAAGCCTCCGTCCAAGCGCTCATACTCACGCGGCATCCGCTCAAAAATTCCCTCCCACACTACAGTCTTTTCCCAATGAACAAATTGAGGAATGAGTACAAGCAGCGTGCCAGCGAGCAAAAGATGTTTCAAGGCCAATGGAGTCATTTACTTCATTCAAATAACTGCCCATTCAAACAATTTGTTATGATTTTATATAATAATCGGGTAAAGTAGACAGAAAGAAAAGAGGCGATTCTGAATGACCACAGTTTATGATTTTACCGTGCAAACAGCAGGCGGAGAAAATAAATCTCTAAAAGAATACGAAGGAAATCCAATGGTAATTGTCAATACTGCAAGTAAATGCGGTTTCACGAAACAATTTAAAGAGTTACAGGAACTATATGAAGAATATAAAGACCAGGGTCTAGTCATATTAGGCTTCCCTTCCGATAACTTCAATAACCAGGAATTTGACGATATTGATGAGACCGTCAGCTTCTGTCAGGTAAACTACGGTGTTACATTTCCTATGTTTGCGAAGGTTGATGTCAAGGGTGAGAGTGCAGAACCGCTTTTTACCTATTTATCAGAACAGCAAAAGGGAGTATTGACGGAAGGGATCAAATGGAACTTTACGAAGTTTTTAATTGATTCTGACGGTCAAGTAGTGGACCGCTTTGCACCGCAGACGAACCCTTTAAAAATGCAAAAGTCTATAGATAAACTTCTTCACGAATAATCCGAATAGTTAGTTTACAGATATCCGGCTTGACACGTATCATTGTCGCTGATAACCTTTTAATAATCTGAATTGACAATAGTAATTCTAGGAGGCAGAAAGTTAATGTGGGAATCAAAGTTTTCTCGTGAAGGTCTGACGTTCGATGATGTATTATTGGTGCCGGCTGCATCTGAAGTATTGCCGAAGGCTGTTTCGCTGTCTGTGAATTTGACGGACGATATCAAGTTGAACATTCCTATTATCAGTGCTGGGATGGACACAGTGACGGAATCAAAGATGGCAATCTCTATGGCTCGTCAGGGCGGAGTGGGAATTATCCATAAAAACATGAGTATTGAAGAGCAAGCTGAGCAAGTTATTACAGTAAAGCGCTCTGAAAATGGTGTTATTAAAAATCCATTTTTCCTAACGCCTGAGCATCAAGTATTTGATGCCGAACATTTAATGGGTAAATACCGCATTTCTGGTGTACCAATCGTTAATAACATGGAAGAGAAAAAGCTGGTTGGTATTTTAACAAACCGCGATCTTCGATTCATTCAGGATTATTCCATCGTCATTGATGAAGTCATGACAAAAGAGAACTTAGTGACAGCTCCTGTAGGGACTACACTAGAAGATGCAGAGAAGATGCTGCAGCAATATAAAATCGAGAAACTGCCGATTGTGGATGAGAATGGTATCCTAAACGGTTTGATTACAATTAAGGATATTGAGAAAGTAATTGAGTTCCCGCACGCAGCGAAAGATCAGGCAGGACGCCTATTGGTCGGTGCAGCTGTCGGAGTCACTGCAGACACGTCTACGCGCCTGGAGAAGCTAGTACAGGCTGAAGTCGACATTGTAGTAATCGACACCGCACACGGACATTCTAAGGGTGTTATTGACACAGTGAAAGAGATCCGGGCAAAGTATCCGCATCTTGCGATTGTTGCAGGAAACGTAGCTACAGCTGAAGCAGCAGAAGCACTGTATGAAGCAGGTGCTGACGTGGTGAAGGTTGGTATTGGACCAGGTTCCATTTGTACGACACGCGTTGTAGCGGGCGTGGGTGTACCGCAAATCACGGCTATTTACGAGTGTGCGACAGTTGCGCGTAAATACGGCAAGACCATCATTGCCGACGGCGGAATTAAGTACTCAGGTGATATTGTCAAAGCATTGGCTGCTGGCGGACATGCAGTTATGCTGGGAAGCTTACTGGCAGGTACTACGGAAAGTCCGGGCGAGTCTGAAATTTACCAGGGCCGCCGTTTTAAAGTATACCGCGGTATGGGGTCCGTTGCTGCAATGGAAAAAGGGTCAAAAGACCGTTACTTCCAAGAGGATGAGAAGAAGCTTGTACCGGAGGGCATCGAAGGCCGTATGCCGTACAAAGGGCCGCTGGCAGATACTATTCATCAGCTAATAGGCGGTATTCGCGCGGGAATGGGCTATTGCGGTTCCAAAGATTTGGAAGCTCACCGTGAAAATGCACAATTTATTCGCATGACGGGTGCAGGATTACTGGAAAGTCATCCGCATCAGGTACAAATAACAAAAGAGGCACCGAACTATTCAGTGCGCTAATAAATAAAAGACAGCGGAAATGCTTCCGCTGTCTTTTTCCGTCGGGATGGAGCAGGGGAATATGCCATAACTGCGGGTGAATGTCTGTTTTTTTTCGCTAAGCTTACCCGGCGGCGTTTGAATATGGTACACTAATTTTTGATATTGTGACTACGGGGGTAAGATGAGTGAAAAAAGTAACACGAAGATGGCTGGCAGCGCTGATGGTGCCAATGATGTTGTTAATGACGTGTGGAGTTCAGTCGCCTGCCGCAGCGGAAGAGGCTGATGAACCTTCATTGGAGCTCCGTGTAAACGGTGCAATTTTAATAGATGCGGATAGCGGCAAAGTATTATACGAGGAAAATGCGGATCAGCCGCTCGGCATTGCGAGTATGACGAAAATGCTGACAGAGTACTTGATGTTTGAAGCAATTGAAGATGGAACAATTACTTGGGATCAAAAGTATCACGTGACAGATTATACGTATAAAGTGTCCCAGGACCGCCGTTTAAGTAACGTCCCGCTGCGCCGTGACGGTTCCTACACCATTCGTGAATTATATGAAGCAGTAGCAATTTACTCAGCGAATGCC
The Sporosarcina sp. P33 genome window above contains:
- a CDS encoding HD-GYP domain-containing protein produces the protein MKTLDVYKEVSELRPGSFLKEDLYANTKNPIMAKGTKLMLEHFEVLHLFGITRVLVESKALGKTEQEPAEPIAEVKLTPEVEKLMNQSAPPKSRSLEALYDESVEAYKKEFNSYKSGKKLDVAAVRTIALPVIQAFLENKEYIRRLNEFSTMQGYRAHHSISVGILAALISESMGYPRGQVLQIGIAGVLADSGMAKLNEKIIDKVAFLTSEELNEVKKHVIHSFQMVQDSSLVRQEMKVAILQHHERFDGSGYPRGLKGQDITEISQILSVADVYHAMTSERPYRQKESSFKVIELMREEEFGKFDMKVIEVLHELIHKLSIGTKVKLTTDEIAEVIYLHRDFPLRPIVKVLDSGAHIDLSSNRKITIVKIF
- the gyrA gene encoding DNA gyrase subunit A encodes the protein MADLPRGGVQEININTEMKTSFLNYAMSVIVSRALPDVRDGLKPVHRRILYAMHDLGITAEKPHKKSARIVGDVIGKYHPHGDSAVYDTMVRMAQDFSYRYMLVDGHGNFGSVDGDGAAAMRYTESKMSRIAMELLRDINKNTIDFQANYDEQEKEPVVLPGRYPNLLVNGTSGIAVGMATNIPPHHLGETIDAVLALAENSAITTEELMEIIPGPDFPTGGIILGRSGIRRAYETGRGSLIIRGKAEIETASNGRETIIVTEIPFQVNKAKLIEKIAELVRDKKIDGITHLADESDRTGMRIVIEVRRDANANVLLNNLYKQTALQTSFGINMLALVDKQPKVLSLKEILYHYLEHQKVVIRRRTQFELNKAEDRAHILEGLRIALDHIDRIIALIRASKTTAEAKENLMKTFELSDRQSQAILDMRLQRLTGLERDKIESEYQELLTLIAELRAILADELKVIEIIREELIEIKERFADERRTEIMLGGSEMLEDEDLIPVENSIVTLTHQGYIKRLPSNTYRSQKRGGRGIQGMGTNEDDFVEHLLNTSTHDTILLFTSKGRVFRKKGYEIPEYSRTAKGLPIINLIDFQKDEKVTAMIPISEFSEDHYLFFATKHGVIKRTSIMGYANIRANGLIALGLRDEDELISVKSTDGTADIAICTKHGMLIRFDEESIRPLGRTAAGVRGIRLRSEDEVVGMDIIDADDDILVVTEKGYGKRTPESEYRSQSRGGYGLKTMHMTDRNGEIVAMKCVNGEEDLMLITIHGILIRMSISDISIFGRSTQGVRLIRLSDDELVATVAKVEKDEDDLDEEDAEDLAEIHEDTETEHEIEEPDTEE
- a CDS encoding glutathione peroxidase — its product is MTTVYDFTVQTAGGENKSLKEYEGNPMVIVNTASKCGFTKQFKELQELYEEYKDQGLVILGFPSDNFNNQEFDDIDETVSFCQVNYGVTFPMFAKVDVKGESAEPLFTYLSEQQKGVLTEGIKWNFTKFLIDSDGQVVDRFAPQTNPLKMQKSIDKLLHE
- the guaB gene encoding IMP dehydrogenase translates to MWESKFSREGLTFDDVLLVPAASEVLPKAVSLSVNLTDDIKLNIPIISAGMDTVTESKMAISMARQGGVGIIHKNMSIEEQAEQVITVKRSENGVIKNPFFLTPEHQVFDAEHLMGKYRISGVPIVNNMEEKKLVGILTNRDLRFIQDYSIVIDEVMTKENLVTAPVGTTLEDAEKMLQQYKIEKLPIVDENGILNGLITIKDIEKVIEFPHAAKDQAGRLLVGAAVGVTADTSTRLEKLVQAEVDIVVIDTAHGHSKGVIDTVKEIRAKYPHLAIVAGNVATAEAAEALYEAGADVVKVGIGPGSICTTRVVAGVGVPQITAIYECATVARKYGKTIIADGGIKYSGDIVKALAAGGHAVMLGSLLAGTTESPGESEIYQGRRFKVYRGMGSVAAMEKGSKDRYFQEDEKKLVPEGIEGRMPYKGPLADTIHQLIGGIRAGMGYCGSKDLEAHRENAQFIRMTGAGLLESHPHQVQITKEAPNYSVR